One Balneola sp. DNA window includes the following coding sequences:
- a CDS encoding glutathione peroxidase yields the protein MKIFITLLMMFAMASGNGTVETAFYNFNVQNIDGEEVSLSEYKGKVVLVVNVASKCGYTPQYEGLQNIYEAHKDDGLIILGFPANNFNGQEPGSDEEIKQFCTLEYGVDFPMFSKVSVKGEDQAELFKYLTSQSNPDFEGEIKWNFEKFLIDKNGSLQRRFRSGVKPESEELLSALEKELAK from the coding sequence ATGAAAATTTTTATAACACTTCTAATGATGTTTGCAATGGCTTCAGGCAATGGTACCGTTGAAACAGCTTTTTATAACTTCAACGTTCAAAACATAGATGGCGAAGAAGTTTCGCTGAGCGAGTATAAAGGCAAAGTTGTCCTGGTAGTAAACGTGGCTTCTAAATGTGGATATACTCCTCAATATGAAGGCCTACAAAATATTTATGAAGCTCATAAGGATGATGGCTTGATAATCCTTGGGTTCCCAGCGAATAACTTTAATGGTCAGGAGCCAGGAAGCGATGAAGAGATTAAGCAGTTCTGTACCCTTGAGTATGGAGTTGACTTCCCAATGTTCTCTAAAGTATCAGTTAAAGGGGAAGATCAGGCTGAGCTGTTTAAGTACCTGACTTCTCAATCAAATCCTGATTTTGAAGGAGAGATAAAATGGAATTTCGAGAAATTTTTAATTGATAAAAATGGTTCTCTACAAAGAAGGTTTAGAAGTGGAGTTAAGCCAGAGAGTGAAGAACTGCTGAGCGCTCTGGAAAAAGAATTAGCGAAATAA